Proteins co-encoded in one Cricetulus griseus strain 17A/GY chromosome 1 unlocalized genomic scaffold, alternate assembly CriGri-PICRH-1.0 chr1_1, whole genome shotgun sequence genomic window:
- the Tgds gene encoding dTDP-D-glucose 4,6-dehydratase isoform X2 has protein sequence MSAAGRGQPCGPPGSYAKRVLVTGGAGFIASHVIASLVEDYPNYMVINLDKLDYCASLKNLEPVSNKQNYKFIQGDICDSHFVKLLFEMEKIDIVLHFAAQTHVDLSFVRAFEFTYVNVYGTHVLVNTAYEARVEKFIYVSTDEVYGGSLDQEFDESSPKQPTNPYASSKAAAECFVQSYWERYKFPVVITRSSNVYGPHQYPEKVIPKFISLLQHDRKCCIHGSGLQRRNFLYAADVVEAFLTVLQKGEPGEIYNIGTSFEMSVVQLAKELIQLIKETSSESETERWVDYVNDRPHNDMRYPMKSEKIHSLGWKPKVPWEEGIKKTVEWYRENFHNWKNAEKALEPFPVQPPFI, from the exons ATGTCGGCGGCGGGCCGGGGGCAGCCCTGCGGGCCTCCCGGCAGCTACGCGAAGCGGGTCCTGGTGACCGGGGGCGCCGGCTTCAT TGCATCCCATGTGATTGCCTCCTTAGTGGAAGATTATCCCAACTACATGGTCATAAATCTAGACAAG CTGGATTACTGTGCAAGCTTGAAGAATCTTGAACCCGTTTCTAACAAGCAGAACTACAAATTTATACAG GGCGACATTTGTGACTCCCACTTTGTGAAGCTGCTGTTTGAAATGGAGAAAATAGACATAGTACTCCATTTTGCTGCCCAGACACATGTAG ATCTCTCGTTTGTCCGTGCCTTTGAGTTCACATATGTCAATGTTTATGGCACTCATGTTTTGGTAAATACTGCTTATGAAGCCAGAGTGGAGAAATTTATCTACGTCAGCACAGATGAAGTGTATGGAGGCAGTCTCGATCAG GAGTTTGATGAATCATCACCCAAACAACCTACAAACCCATATGCTTCATCTAAAGCCGCTGCTGAGTGTTTTGTACAGTCTTATTGGGAGCGATACAAG TTTCCAGTTGTCATCACCAGAAGCAGTAATGTTTATGGACCACACCAGTATCCCGAAAAG GTTATTCCAAAATTTATATCTTTGCTCCAACACGACAGGAAATG CTGTATTCATGGATCAGGGCTTCAAAGAAGAAACTTCCTTTACGCTGCTGATGTGGTGGAAGCATTCCTCACTGTCCTCCAAAAGGGAGAGCCAGGGGAGATTTATAACATTGGGACCAGCTTTGAAATGTCGGTTGTCCAGCTTGCGAAGGAGCTAATACAGCTG ATCAAAGAGACCAGTTCAGAGTCTGAAACGGAAAGGTGGGTGGACTACGTTAATGACAG ACCTCACAATGACATGAGATATCCAATGAAGTCTGAAAAGATCCACAGTTTAGGGTGGAAGCCCAAAGTGCCTTGggaagaaggaataaagaaaacag TTGAGTGGTACCGAGAGAATTTCCACAACTGGAAGAATGCAGAAAAGGCATTAGAGCCCTTTCCTGTCCAGCCACCGTTTATATAG
- the Tgds gene encoding dTDP-D-glucose 4,6-dehydratase isoform X3: MSAAGRGQPCGPPGSYAKRVLVTGGAGFIASHVIASLVEDYPNYMVINLDKLDYCASLKNLEPVSNKQNYKFIQGDICDSHFVKLLFEMEKIDIVLHFAAQTHVDLSFVRAFEFTYVNVYGTHVLVNTAYEARVEKFIYVSTDEVYGGSLDQEFDESSPKQPTNPYASSKAAAECFVQSYWERYKVIPKFISLLQHDRKCCIHGSGLQRRNFLYAADVVEAFLTVLQKGEPGEIYNIGTSFEMSVVQLAKELIQLIKETSSESETERWVDYVNDRPHNDMRYPMKSEKIHSLGWKPKVPWEEGIKKTVEWYRENFHNWKNAEKALEPFPVQPPFI, from the exons ATGTCGGCGGCGGGCCGGGGGCAGCCCTGCGGGCCTCCCGGCAGCTACGCGAAGCGGGTCCTGGTGACCGGGGGCGCCGGCTTCAT TGCATCCCATGTGATTGCCTCCTTAGTGGAAGATTATCCCAACTACATGGTCATAAATCTAGACAAG CTGGATTACTGTGCAAGCTTGAAGAATCTTGAACCCGTTTCTAACAAGCAGAACTACAAATTTATACAG GGCGACATTTGTGACTCCCACTTTGTGAAGCTGCTGTTTGAAATGGAGAAAATAGACATAGTACTCCATTTTGCTGCCCAGACACATGTAG ATCTCTCGTTTGTCCGTGCCTTTGAGTTCACATATGTCAATGTTTATGGCACTCATGTTTTGGTAAATACTGCTTATGAAGCCAGAGTGGAGAAATTTATCTACGTCAGCACAGATGAAGTGTATGGAGGCAGTCTCGATCAG GAGTTTGATGAATCATCACCCAAACAACCTACAAACCCATATGCTTCATCTAAAGCCGCTGCTGAGTGTTTTGTACAGTCTTATTGGGAGCGATACAAG GTTATTCCAAAATTTATATCTTTGCTCCAACACGACAGGAAATG CTGTATTCATGGATCAGGGCTTCAAAGAAGAAACTTCCTTTACGCTGCTGATGTGGTGGAAGCATTCCTCACTGTCCTCCAAAAGGGAGAGCCAGGGGAGATTTATAACATTGGGACCAGCTTTGAAATGTCGGTTGTCCAGCTTGCGAAGGAGCTAATACAGCTG ATCAAAGAGACCAGTTCAGAGTCTGAAACGGAAAGGTGGGTGGACTACGTTAATGACAG ACCTCACAATGACATGAGATATCCAATGAAGTCTGAAAAGATCCACAGTTTAGGGTGGAAGCCCAAAGTGCCTTGggaagaaggaataaagaaaacag TTGAGTGGTACCGAGAGAATTTCCACAACTGGAAGAATGCAGAAAAGGCATTAGAGCCCTTTCCTGTCCAGCCACCGTTTATATAG